Within the Pseudomonas fulva genome, the region CCCGCTGCTCAACAGCGTGCTGGGCGAGCGCAAACATCCGCTGCAGCCGCTGCAATTGCAGAGCGGCTATGGCCTGGCGCTGAAGACTGCACAATTCGAGGAAGATGCCAGCCTCGACGCCTTCTTCGATCTGTCCCGCGCCCAGTCCGTGGAGCAGGCCTTCGAGGCGACCCGGGAAATCCGCGCCATGCCGCTGAACCTGGTGTTCGCCGATGCCGAGCATATCGGCTGGCAGGTCACCGGGCGCTTCCCCAACCGCCGCGAAGGCCAGGGCCTGGTGCCCTCCCCAGGCTGGGACAGCCGCTACGAGTGGGACGGCTTCGCCGACCCGATGCTCCACCCCTATGACCAGGACCCGCAGCAGGGCTGGCTGGGCAGTGCCAACCAGCGCAGCGCACCGCGCGGCTACGGCATGCAGCTGTCCAACTCCTGGTATGGGCCGGAGCGCTACGAGCGCATCGCCCAGCTGGCTGGCAGCGGCCGCCACGACACGCAGAGCATGATCGCCATGCAGTACGACCAGACCTCGCCCTTCGTCGCCAAGCTGCAGGGCATGCTCGAGGCGCAGAACATGGCCGAACCGCTGCGCCAGGCCATCGACCGCCTGCCCGAGCCGCAGCGCGGCAAGGCCCGCGAAGCCCTGAGCCGACTGATGGCCTTCGACGGCAAGCTGTCGGCCAACTCGGCCGACGCCGCCGTGTATGGCGCTTTCCTGCAGCAGAGCGCGCGGGAGATCTTTCTCGACGAACTGGGCCCGGACACCTCGCCGGCCTGGCAGGCGCTGGTGAACACCGCCAACCTGTCCTACTCGGCACAAGCCGATCACCTGCTCGGCCGCGACGACAGCCCGTTCTGGGACGACGTGCGCACCACCCAGAAGGAAGACAAGCCGGCGATCCTGGCCCGTAGCCTGGCGGCCAGCATCGAGCTGCTCGAACAGCGCCTGGGCAATCAGCGCACGGCGTGGCAGTGGGGCAAGCTGCACACCTACGAGTGGCTGAGCGGCAGCACGCAGATGGCGCCGTACCTGGGTGCCGGCCAGCGCGCCAGCATCGCCTCGCTCAAGGGCTACCTGGATCGCGGCCCCTACCCAGCCGGTGGCGACCATAGCACCCTGAACGTTTCGGCCTACAACTGGGGCCAGGATTTCGACACCTGGCTGATCCCGAGCATGCGCATGATCGTCGACTTCGGCCGCGAAGAACCGATGATCGGCCTCAACAGCTCCGGGCAGTCCGGCAACCCGGCCAGCCCCCATTATGCCGACGGCATCGACGCCTGGCGCCGCGCCCAGTACCTGAGCTTCCCGGTGCTGCAACAGAACCTGGAGAAGACCTACGGGCGCAAACGCCTGCTGCTGACGCCTTGACGCACAACAGCGGTGCGCAGCGCACCAATACCAGTCAGCAACCGCGCTGTCGTTAACGCAGCGCCTTACCCGGCGCCCGCTCCGGTGGGCTCCATCAAGTTGGCACAGTCCCTGCTGTTCACTTTCCAGACATAACGCGGGCCGGCAAACGGCACGCTCCCCGAATGATCGGGACCGGACAAAGGCGTCCTTGCACTGGCGGTGCAGGACGCTTTTTTTTGGCCTCGCGGTCGCCTGGGTTGGCTCCATGGAGGTGAAGGATGAAGCGATTGAAACTGGTGATGATCGGCA harbors:
- a CDS encoding penicillin acylase family protein; translation: MVALSGCQSLLDSRYRSSVAPDQGSFRVQGLAQTASVRRNPLGMPLIETHTFHDALFTLGYVHASDRLSQMVSLRLMAEGRLAEMAGPGALEMDRFMRAVNLKKSAEVLYKNASPRMKAFFEVYARGVNAYLFRYRDKLPMDLAEAGYRPPYWKPEDSVLVFCLLNFGLSVNLQEEIAALSLTQKVGADKLAWLLPTYPDEPLPFEEADKLKGLALGGSIPGLQAVKSAAAQVSEQHMLGVAASNNWAIGPSRSRSGKSLLANDMHLPIELPSVWSFVQIRAPKFQASGVTVAGIPAVVAGFNGKLAWGMTMVMGDNQDLFLEQVKREGNRLLYLADGKWQPALQRQETFFVKGQKPIRETIHETRHGPLLNSVLGERKHPLQPLQLQSGYGLALKTAQFEEDASLDAFFDLSRAQSVEQAFEATREIRAMPLNLVFADAEHIGWQVTGRFPNRREGQGLVPSPGWDSRYEWDGFADPMLHPYDQDPQQGWLGSANQRSAPRGYGMQLSNSWYGPERYERIAQLAGSGRHDTQSMIAMQYDQTSPFVAKLQGMLEAQNMAEPLRQAIDRLPEPQRGKAREALSRLMAFDGKLSANSADAAVYGAFLQQSAREIFLDELGPDTSPAWQALVNTANLSYSAQADHLLGRDDSPFWDDVRTTQKEDKPAILARSLAASIELLEQRLGNQRTAWQWGKLHTYEWLSGSTQMAPYLGAGQRASIASLKGYLDRGPYPAGGDHSTLNVSAYNWGQDFDTWLIPSMRMIVDFGREEPMIGLNSSGQSGNPASPHYADGIDAWRRAQYLSFPVLQQNLEKTYGRKRLLLTP